TCTCACTTTATTCCCCGTCAATTGGGCCGCCGCGCTTATTTTGCTCGGTACAGCTCCCCTTATCCCGCTGTTTATGGCGATGGTTGGAATGGGGGCCGCCGATGCTAACCGCCGTAACTTTAAAGCGCTGGCGCGTTTGAGCGGTCATTTTCTTGATCGCCTGCGAGGTATGGAAACGCTGCGTATCTTTGGTCGCGGTGAAGCGGAAACCGAGAGTATCCGTCGCGCATCTCAGGATTTCCGTAGCCGGACTATGGAAGTATTGCGTCTGGCCTTCTTATCTTCCGGCGTGCTGGAGTTTTTCGCTTCGCTATCGATTGCGCTGGTCGCGGTCTACTTCGGCTTCTCTTATCTCGGCGAGCTGAATTTTGGTCATTATGGCACCGGCGTTACGCTGTTCGCCGGTTTCCTTGCTCTGGTGCTGGCACCGGAGTTTTTCCAGCCGCTACGCGATCTGGGTACCTTCTATCATGCCAAGGCGCAGGCTATCGGCGCTGCCGACAGCCTAAAAACGTTTATGGAAGCACCGCTGGCTCAGCCACAACGCGGTGAAACCCGGTTAGCAAGCGATGAGCCTGTCACACTCACCGCAAGCAATTTGATAATAAAGTCTGCCGAAGGCGCAGAACTCGCCGGGCCGCTCAACTTCACTCTTGCCGCCGGAAAACGTGTGGTAGTGGTAGGTAAAAGCGGTTCCGGTAAGAGCTCACTGATTAATGTTCTCTCTGGTTTCTTGCCCTATGAGGGCTCACTGCGCGTAAATGGGATTGAGCTGAGCGCGCTTGAGCCGGATAGCTGGCGCGAAGCGATAAGCTGGGTGGGGCAAAACCCACAGCTTCCGGCAACCACGTTACGGGAAAACGTCCTGCTGGCGCGGCCAAATACCAGCGCTGCTGAACTGCAAACGGCACTGGATAAAGCCTGGGTCAGCGAATTTTTACCTCTGTTGCCGGAAGGGCTGGAAACGCAGCCTGCCGACCAGGCCGTACGCCTCTCTGTTGGTCAGGCGCAGCGTGTCGCCGTAGCCCGTGCGCTACTTTCACCGTGCAAATTACTGTTGCTGGATGAGCCTTCCGCCAGCCTGGATGCCCATAGTGAGCAACGGGTTATGCAGGCGTTGACTGAATCTTCCCACCAGCAAACCACGTTGATGGTTACTCACCAACTGGAAAATCTGAACGAATGGGATGCCATTTGGGTGATGCAGGATGGCAAGATCATTGAGCAAGGCAGCTATGCGGAACTTTCAACGGCGCAGGGAACGTTTGCCGACCTTCTCGCCCACCGCCAGGAGGAGATTTAAATGCGTGCTTTGTTACCTTATCTCGCGCTGTATAAACGCCACAAATGGATGTTGCTGCTGGGCGTGATCCTCGCGATTATCACCCTACTGGCCAGTATCGGGCTGTTAACGCTCTCCGGGTGGTTCCTGTCGGCCTCTGCGGTCGTTGGCGTTGCCGGGCTTTACAGTTTTAACTATATGCTGCCTGCGGCCGGGGTTCGTGGCGCGGCTATTACCCGTACCGCCGGACGTTATTTTGAGCGTCTGGTCAGCCATGAGGCCACTTTCCGCGTACTGGAACATTTGCGCGTCGCCACTTTCAGCAAACTGTTACCCCTCTCCCCTGCCGGGCTGGCGCGTTTTCGCCAGGGGGAATTGCTGAACCGGGTGGTAGCCGATGTCGATACACTCGACCATCTTTATTTGCGCGTCATCTCTCCGCTGGTCGGCGCACTGGTGGTCATCATTGTGGTGATGGTCGGTTTAAGCGTTCTGGATGTCTCTCTGGCGCTGATGCTCGGCGGTATCATGCTGGCAACGCTGCTTACATTGCCGCCACTCTTTTACCGGGCGGGAAAACCAACCGGCGAGAACCTGACAGCTCTGCGCGGCCAGTATCGTCAGCAATTAACCAGTTGGTTACAGGGCCAGGCGGAACTGACCATTTTTGGTGCCAGCCAGCGCTACCGTGAACAACTGGAGAATACAGAGTTAAACTGGCACGACGCCCAGCGCCGTCAGTCTGACCTGAGTGCCGTTTCGCAGGCGCTGATGTTGCTGATTAGCGGCGTAGCGGTCATCGTCATGCTATGGTTTGCTTCCGGCGATGTTGGCGGCAATACGCAGCCAGGCGCATTAATCGCGCTGTTCGTCTTCTGTGCGCTGGCGGCGTTTGAAGCGCTGGCGCCGGTTACTGGCGCTTTCCAGCACCTTGGCCAGGTGATCGCTTCCGCCACCCGCATTACGCAAATCACCGACTGCCCGCCAGATGTGACTTTCCCACAATCCAGTATGCCTGTATCAGAGCATGTTGCGGTGCAATTTAAGGATCTGGCTTTTAGCTATCCCGGGCAGCCGCAGCGTGCGCTGGAGAATATCGCATTGTCGATAGCCGCGGGTGAACATGTCGCCATTCTGGGCCGTACCGGCTGCGGCAAATCAACGCTGCTACAACTGCTTACGCGCGCCTGGGATCCTCAGCAGGGCGAAATTCGGCTGAACGATCGGCCGCTGAGCGAGATTGCCGAAGCAACGCTGCGTTCACTCATTAGCATGGTTCCACAGCGCGTACATCTGTTTAGCGCTACGCTGCGAGATAACTTGTTGCTTGCGGCGCCGCAGGCCAGCGATGAAATGTTAAGCGCGATGCTGACGCGCGTCGGGCTGGAAAAACTGCTCGATGATGGCGGTTTGAACGCGTGGTTAGGTGAAGGTGGTCGCCAGCTTTCCGGCGGTGAATTGCGCCGCCTGGCAATTGCCCGCGCGCTGTTGCATGACGCTCCGCTGGTCTTACTGGATGAACCAACCGAAGGGCTGGACGCTGAAACAGAAAGCCAGGTGCTTGAATTACTTCGTGAAGTGATGAAAGACAAAACGCTGTTAATGGTCACGCATCGTCTGCGCGGGCTGGCGTTTTTTGATCGCATAATTGTGATGGACAACGGACAAATAATTGAGCAAGGTAATCACGCAGCGTTAATGGCGAAACAGGGTCGGTATTACCAGTTTAAGCAGCGTCTGTAGTTGATATTCGTCATTTTGCCGCTTCTGCCGCAGCGCGATTAAAGTGAAATGGCAAAATGACGATATTAAAAGGGGTCCCTTGTCGCGTTGTGGAGCGTTGTTGTCATGCGCCTGGTTCAGCTTTCTCGTCACTCTATCGCTTTTCCTTCGCCTGAAGCGGCGCTACGCGAACCTAATGGTCTGCTGGCGCTGGGCGGAGATTTAAGCCCGGCCCGGTTGCTGATGGCCTATCAGCGCGGCATTTTCCCCTGGTTTTCTCCCGGCGATCCGATTCTCTGGTGGTCGCCCGATCCGCGCGCCGTACTGTGGCCGCAGACGTTTCATATCAGCCGCAGCATGAAACGCTTTCATAAATCTTCTCCCTACCGAGTTACCCTCAATCATGCCTTTGGCAAAGTGATTGACGGTTGCGCGCAGGATCGCGACGAAGGCACCTGGATTACGCCCGATATCGTGATGGCCTACCATCGCCTGCACGAGCTTGGTCATGCACACTCAATTGAAGTGTGGGAAGGCGACGAACTGGTCGGTGGAATGTACGGCGTGGCGCAGGGCTTGCTGTTTTGCGGCGAGTCGATGTTTAGCCGCCGCATTAACGCCTCGAAAACGGCGCTGCTTGTTTTCTGCGACGAGTTTCTCCGTCAGGGCGGCAAATTGATTGATTGCCAGGTGCTGAATAATCACACCTCATCGCTGGGCGCAGTAGAAATACCGCGCAGAGATTATTTACTCCAGCTTGCCGAATTGCGTGCAGTCCCTTTGCCTTCACATTTTTGGGTGCCGCGAACGCTGTTTTTATCTCCTGAATAATGTTTTCGGCACATTTTTTATCAGGGTGTTATAATGGACGCTCAAAGCAGCTTTTGCCTGTTGCCCCGCCCCATCCGGGAGTCGTTCGTATCAGGGATGCCCTTCGTTTTATTCCATCGCTCCCCTTTACGGTTGCGCATTTAGCGCGTCCTGGCTGTGGCGTGAGGGTAACTGGCAAAAGTCGTTTTGCTGCGTTTTATCAGCACAAATCTTTACTTAACACACGAACTTCGGCATTATCTTGCCGGTTCAAAAATTATGGTAGTGATACCCCCGAGGATTAGATGGCCAAAGAAGACAATATTGAAATGCAGGGTACCGTTCTTGAAACGTTACCTAATACGATGTTCCGCGTAGAACTGGAAAACGGTCACGTGGTCACTGCGCATATCTCCGGTAAAATGCGTAAAAACTACATCCGTATTCTGACGGGCGATAAAGTGACTGTGGAACTGACCCCGTACGACCTGAGCAAAGGCCGCATTGTCTTCCGTAGCCGCTAAGATCTTCCGCCAGCACAACTAAGTGCACCTGATATTAAAGGCCGGGTAAAACCCCGGCCTTTTGTTTTTCTGAGTTCTTCTTTCCTTTCGCAACTCAGGACAAATGTCTATACTGAACCATGACAAATGTCTGCAAAGAGGAGGAAAAATGAGAACCTGGAGCCCGGAACAAAAACCGGTTGAAAATGCACTCTGGCGTTTCGCCGGTTTCCCCGCTAACCGCGGTATAAAACTTGTTCAGATGTTGAATGAGGGTTTGCCTGTCAGCATTCTGGATAATATCCATGAGTGGACGGAGATGTCTCGCTCCGACATCCTGCGTGTCACCGGTATTAACGAGCGCAATGTCGCCCGCCGTAAGAGCGCGGGACGCACCTTAACGCCGGAAGAGAGCGAGCGGATCGCCCGCTTGGTTCGCGTGATCGACGCCGCCGTTCAGTTTTTTGGTGATAAAAAAATGGCGTACGCCTGGCTGCAAGCGCCGGTACGCGGCCTCGGTAACGTTGCTCCTATCTCCCTGATTGCGACTGAAAGTGGCGCACTGGAAGTCACCGATCTGATTGGCCGCCTGGAGCACGGAGTATTTGCGTGATTTTTTATCGCCTTGTGTCGCGCCGCTACGCCAGCGAAGCCTGGACCGGCAGCGGTGCGAATCAATATGGCGGCAGATGGAATCACAAAGGTCACCCGGCGGTTTATATTGCCTCATCCGTTTCCCTCGCCGCGCTGGAAATGCTGGTGCATGTACGCAGCGACACGATCCTTAGCCAGTACGGCCTGTTCAGTATCGACATTCCCGATAAAGAGATTGAATATCTGGATAAACAGTGGCTGCCGCCGGACTGGCAGGAAAACCCGGCTCCGCTTTCAACGATGGATCTGGGAACCGCCTGGCTGGAAGCCAACAGCGCCGTCGCGCTGGTAGTTCCTTCCTGCGTCATTCCTCTGGAAAACAATGCCATCCTCAATCCACAGCACGCTGGATTCAGCAAGTTACTCAAATCAGTAAAAGAGCTTCCTTTTTCGTTTGATGCGCGTCTGGCTTCATCCTGATCGCTGGCGGGAACCTGATTTACTGGATAACACACTTATCTGATCCGGCCACCAGCAGGCAAATCGCAGACATAAAAAAACCGGGTTCAGTGACCCGGTTTTTGTGAGTTAATGACAGAGATTAGTGGGCGGTTTCCGGTCTGTGCTTCTGGGCACTCTGGAAGTCATACTCCAGCACATCTTTTTCCTGATTCAGCGTCACGGTTACCTGACCACCGTCAACCAGCGAGCCGAACAGCAGTTCGTTGGCCAGCGGTTTTTTCAGATTGTCCTGGATAACACGCGCCATCGGGCGAGCCCCCATTGCACGGTCATAGCCTTTCTCGGCCAGCCAGTTGCGGGCTTCCTGACTGACTTCCAGTGACACGCCTTTCTGATCCAGCTGCACCTGGAGTTCGACGATAAATTTGTCGACCACCTGATGGATCACCTCGGTAGACAAGTGATCGAACCAGATAATGTTGTCCAGACGGTTGCGGAATTCCGGCGTAAAGATCTTTTTGATCTCTTCCATCGCATCGGTGCTGTTATCCTGGTGGATAAGACCAATGGATTTACGCTCGGTTTCACGCACCCCGGCGTTGGTGGTCATTACCAGCACCACGTTGCGGAAATCTGCTTTGCGCCCGTTGTTATCGGTCAGCGTACCGTTATCCATCACCTGCAACAGCAGGTTAAAGACATCCGGGTGCGCTTTTTCGATTTCATCGAGCAACAGCACCGCGTGCGGATGTTTGATCACCGCATCGGTCAGCAGACCGCCCTGATCGAAGCCGACATATCCCGGAGGCGCACCAATCAAACGGCTGACGGTGTGACGCTCCATATACTCGGACATATCGAAGCGCAGCAGCTCAATACCCAGCGCTTTCGACAACTGTACGGTCACCTCGGTTTTACCCACACCGGTTGGACCAGCAAACAGGAAGGAGCCGACCGGTTTATGGTCCTGACCCAGCCCTGCGCGGCTCATTTTAATGGCTTCGGTTAATGCCTCAATGGCTTTATCCTGGCCAAACACCAGCATTTTCAGGCGATCGCCGAGATTTTTCAGCGTGTCGCGGTCACTCTGAGAAACGCTTTTCTCAGGAATACGCGCGATGCGCGCAACAACCGATTCGATATCCGCCACGTTGATGGTTTTCTTACGCTTGCTCACCGGCATCAGACGCGCACGCGCGCCCGCTTCATCGATCACATCAATCGCTTTATCCGGCAAATGACGGTCGTTGATGTATTTCACCGCCAGTTCCACCGCTGCACGCACCGCTTTCGCCGTGTAACGTACATCGTGATGCGCTTCATACTTCGGCTTCAGACCGTTGATAATCTGCACCGTTTCCTCAACGGACGGTTCAGTAATATCAATTTTCTGGAAGCGGCGCGCCAGGGCGCGATCTTTTTCGAAAATGTTGCTGAATTCCTGATAGGTAGTCGATCCCATCACACGGATTTTACCGCTGGAAAGCAGCGGCTTAATCAGGTTAGCAGCATCGACCTGCCCGCCGGACGCAGCGCCTGCACCGATGATGGTGTGGATCTCATCGATAAACAGAATGCTGTTGTTGTCCTGCTCA
Above is a genomic segment from Kosakonia radicincitans DSM 16656 containing:
- the clpA gene encoding ATP-dependent Clp protease ATP-binding subunit ClpA; amino-acid sequence: MLNQELELSLNMAFARAREHRHEFMTVEHLLLALLSNPSAREALEACSVDLVALRQELEAFIEQTTPVLPMSEEERDTQPTLSFQRVLQRAVFHVQSSGRSEVSGANVLVAIFSEQESQAAYLLRKHEVSRLDVVNFISHGTRKDEPGPSSDAGSSSSSQVNSEEQAGGEERMENFTTNLNQLARVGGIDPLIGRSKELERAVQVLCRRRKNNPLLVGESGVGKTAIAEGLAWRIVQGDVPEIMADCTIYSLDIGSLLAGTKYRGDFEKRFKALLKQLEQDNNSILFIDEIHTIIGAGAASGGQVDAANLIKPLLSSGKIRVMGSTTYQEFSNIFEKDRALARRFQKIDITEPSVEETVQIINGLKPKYEAHHDVRYTAKAVRAAVELAVKYINDRHLPDKAIDVIDEAGARARLMPVSKRKKTINVADIESVVARIARIPEKSVSQSDRDTLKNLGDRLKMLVFGQDKAIEALTEAIKMSRAGLGQDHKPVGSFLFAGPTGVGKTEVTVQLSKALGIELLRFDMSEYMERHTVSRLIGAPPGYVGFDQGGLLTDAVIKHPHAVLLLDEIEKAHPDVFNLLLQVMDNGTLTDNNGRKADFRNVVLVMTTNAGVRETERKSIGLIHQDNSTDAMEEIKKIFTPEFRNRLDNIIWFDHLSTEVIHQVVDKFIVELQVQLDQKGVSLEVSQEARNWLAEKGYDRAMGARPMARVIQDNLKKPLANELLFGSLVDGGQVTVTLNQEKDVLEYDFQSAQKHRPETAH
- the aat gene encoding leucyl/phenylalanyl-tRNA--protein transferase, coding for MRLVQLSRHSIAFPSPEAALREPNGLLALGGDLSPARLLMAYQRGIFPWFSPGDPILWWSPDPRAVLWPQTFHISRSMKRFHKSSPYRVTLNHAFGKVIDGCAQDRDEGTWITPDIVMAYHRLHELGHAHSIEVWEGDELVGGMYGVAQGLLFCGESMFSRRINASKTALLVFCDEFLRQGGKLIDCQVLNNHTSSLGAVEIPRRDYLLQLAELRAVPLPSHFWVPRTLFLSPE
- a CDS encoding RES family NAD+ phosphorylase, translating into MIFYRLVSRRYASEAWTGSGANQYGGRWNHKGHPAVYIASSVSLAALEMLVHVRSDTILSQYGLFSIDIPDKEIEYLDKQWLPPDWQENPAPLSTMDLGTAWLEANSAVALVVPSCVIPLENNAILNPQHAGFSKLLKSVKELPFSFDARLASS
- the cydC gene encoding heme ABC transporter ATP-binding protein/permease CydC — translated: MRALLPYLALYKRHKWMLLLGVILAIITLLASIGLLTLSGWFLSASAVVGVAGLYSFNYMLPAAGVRGAAITRTAGRYFERLVSHEATFRVLEHLRVATFSKLLPLSPAGLARFRQGELLNRVVADVDTLDHLYLRVISPLVGALVVIIVVMVGLSVLDVSLALMLGGIMLATLLTLPPLFYRAGKPTGENLTALRGQYRQQLTSWLQGQAELTIFGASQRYREQLENTELNWHDAQRRQSDLSAVSQALMLLISGVAVIVMLWFASGDVGGNTQPGALIALFVFCALAAFEALAPVTGAFQHLGQVIASATRITQITDCPPDVTFPQSSMPVSEHVAVQFKDLAFSYPGQPQRALENIALSIAAGEHVAILGRTGCGKSTLLQLLTRAWDPQQGEIRLNDRPLSEIAEATLRSLISMVPQRVHLFSATLRDNLLLAAPQASDEMLSAMLTRVGLEKLLDDGGLNAWLGEGGRQLSGGELRRLAIARALLHDAPLVLLDEPTEGLDAETESQVLELLREVMKDKTLLMVTHRLRGLAFFDRIIVMDNGQIIEQGNHAALMAKQGRYYQFKQRL
- the parS gene encoding type II RES/Xre toxin-antitoxin system antitoxin; the encoded protein is MRTWSPEQKPVENALWRFAGFPANRGIKLVQMLNEGLPVSILDNIHEWTEMSRSDILRVTGINERNVARRKSAGRTLTPEESERIARLVRVIDAAVQFFGDKKMAYAWLQAPVRGLGNVAPISLIATESGALEVTDLIGRLEHGVFA
- the infA gene encoding translation initiation factor IF-1 encodes the protein MAKEDNIEMQGTVLETLPNTMFRVELENGHVVTAHISGKMRKNYIRILTGDKVTVELTPYDLSKGRIVFRSR
- the cydD gene encoding heme ABC transporter permease/ATP-binding protein CydD, which produces MNKTRQQELTRWLKQQSIISRRWLMLSRLLGVVSGALIVAQAWILARILNHMIMENIPREALLLPFTLLVLIFILRSWVVWLRERVGFHAGAHIRFEIRRQVLDRLHQAGPAWIQGKPTGSWATLILEQIDDMHDFYARYLPQMALAASVPLLIVLTLFPVNWAAALILLGTAPLIPLFMAMVGMGAADANRRNFKALARLSGHFLDRLRGMETLRIFGRGEAETESIRRASQDFRSRTMEVLRLAFLSSGVLEFFASLSIALVAVYFGFSYLGELNFGHYGTGVTLFAGFLALVLAPEFFQPLRDLGTFYHAKAQAIGAADSLKTFMEAPLAQPQRGETRLASDEPVTLTASNLIIKSAEGAELAGPLNFTLAAGKRVVVVGKSGSGKSSLINVLSGFLPYEGSLRVNGIELSALEPDSWREAISWVGQNPQLPATTLRENVLLARPNTSAAELQTALDKAWVSEFLPLLPEGLETQPADQAVRLSVGQAQRVAVARALLSPCKLLLLDEPSASLDAHSEQRVMQALTESSHQQTTLMVTHQLENLNEWDAIWVMQDGKIIEQGSYAELSTAQGTFADLLAHRQEEI